The following DNA comes from Camelina sativa cultivar DH55 chromosome 14, Cs, whole genome shotgun sequence.
TAAGCAAAGTCCAACATCCTTGCTTTCCCCTAATTTCACCTCCGTGCACAAGTCTTTCATTTTCTGTCCTGAACACAACTCCTACCTTCTTGTCGTTTCCTTCTCTCAATTTCACCCAAGCTGTAATTTCATTAATAAAGACTATGAAATACTGAACCCAAATGGGACACATCACAACTCTAAAAAAATTGACACAAGAATGCTTGACTTGAATTAGTAACTTAGTAGACAAGAAACCATGAAATTGACTTGCTAAACCGGCGAACATAATACTACACCTCACTATTTTTTTGGGGACAACCCGTCATAGAGACAAACATTTAatttaacaacacacaaatCACATCTGGAGaccaaacgaaacaaaattaaaacaaaaataggcAATACAATTCACAAATTTATTCTGAAATGatacccaaaaaacaaaatcaataaaagccAGAATTTAACACCAACAAACACTTAGCTGGAACAAAACAATCAGAGAAGAGCCAACAAACCCGTACGAATGCGAAGCGCAGAGAATAAATTATGCATCACTGAAAAGGATAAATGAAGAAGGATTAGCAGGATGAAGGAAATATTTTGAAAACTCTAACTATATTGTAGATCGGGAAAATTACTTCTCCGCTATCCCTACAGACGACATCATATTTTGAAAGGGAAGAAAGCCATTCCCACATGAAAGACAAACCAATAACAACATGGCCCAACAAAATTCTAAGTATTAAAGATATTAAGGCCTAATgtcaaacaagaaaacaaaaaaattaaaattacagaaTTGTAAGTAACTGAACTGCCAAAAGATTTGACATCAAAAACCCCAAACACATtactccaaaaacaaaagcgtttacaaaaaaaacaactaccacaggttaattattttcttttcaaaaaataaatacattaccTACAACAATatctaagaaaaccaaaaaaatagggAACGACAAAATGAGTGAAAAAATTGATAAACCATCACTAAAAactaaaccaataaaacaaacaataactATAGAAAACTTAACTTCAAATTCTACattttataattacaaaaaaaatcatcatgatttaaataaattttagagttcaaaaataggaaaataaatatcaacttaaaaaaacttacccaaaaaaacaacaaaaaaacaaataacaatataCAAACACCATACTGACACGGAAAggcgagaaaaaaaaacagacaaaatatcaaactaagaaaacaacaaaaataaaaacaaactcaTGAAATTTCCACGCTTAGCGCGGGTCAACTGCTAGTTTGGTAGAAAATGTAGGCTTTCTAGCTATGCTTCAAATTCAATCCATTTAAGTAAAATTTTTCCAATAAATTACTTGAACCCTTGGCTTTGTAATGTATTATGTTGTTTGTATAgtagtttctttttaatttcttatttaaCTAGATAAATTTGATTAAACCTCAAAGAACATATAGGTGtgtctttaaaatttttttttgtgttgttgaatTAGTGACTTCAAAAAATACTTTCAAATTCTAGTATTCTAGTGTTActgaaacatttttaaaaatcagcaTAAAGTGGCAAATATAAAATCAACAACTGAAAAATACCAATGTTAAGCACTCAATactggggaaaaaaaaaaagaaggattcaTTCATTCTTCTACGCATACAATTAATCTTAATAAGTTTCCTTATACTTACTTGATTTAAGAGAGAATAGAGtacttattaaaaaagaaacaaaataatgtcATTTAGAGCATCTTTATTGATAGGTTTGTATTTTTGgggttcttaaattttttaacaataaattttgtattttttaaaaataagaacctttataaagttaattaaaattatctccCTCCAATAGTAAAACTGGAAGAGGGGTTCTTattgatcaaaaaaaattattttcaaaatcatttcttCCTTACAAACCTTTTGTTGTAACCTCCCACATGAACAAATCCATATCTGTTTCCGGACAAAATAATATGATTGGCAATCCAAAAATAGCCTCGAGTACTTGTATAGATGTCCTGGTCGTCATCGCACCCATTATGCAGATTAGAGCACCGGATCGATCCCCTAAAGAGTACAATAAGTGGAACGAGTGTTGAACCAATGCAAACACTTCCGAGCATTCATGAACACATCACGCCTGCAGTATACATATGTGGCTTTCGAAATGGCAACTTCTTGAACATTTTTGAGAACATGCATTGTCCAGGCAAGGCTTATCACGAGGATGGAGATGAAAAGTATATCTAGACGTGTTCTTGTAGCAGTAGCTCCACCGATTCCAGCAACCATGAAAATGTCACATGAAAAACAAACCCACACACAACTTTGACAAAGAAAGGATTTGTTAAACCTTTCAAAACCTGCGTGAAGATGCCTTGTTCCGTTTCTGACACATATAACATTTCAGTCAGTCTCTGCCATCGAAACATATATACTTGAACCATGAACCCAAAACTGTCTCTTACCATCCCAAAACGGAGGAACGCCACTTAGTAAGATGTATATAATGACTCCAGCACTCAAAACATCACATTCTTGACTATAATGCTTCCTCAATACTTCTAGAGCCACATAATAAAGGATCCCAACTACATCAGTGAATGTTTCTCCCGTAACCATTCAACAATCTCTTTCATTCTCATTCCTCCTTAAATGTTTCACTCTGCACAATGTATATGAAACAGTTCTTCTATAAACATACACACTCTATTTAAGTGGTTTATTATACACACAACTAAAATGTTCATTAGCTTTAAGTGAGATCGAATAGGATTCAGTACGCATGGGGAAGAGAAAAATCGAGAATTTGATACTCAACAATGGCAGAAAGGAGgagaaagtaaagaaaaagaagaagaagtgacctggaaaaaaggaaaggaaCCACACAATAAATTGGGCCAGCTTTTCTAAATCACTGATCTGATGATCTTTGGAATCAACCTTTGTATAACCTTCAAACCCCCTAATTAACTCAGCTTTAAAACTATGAACAGACCCATTCAAATCCCTATACAAAAACCTCAGCTAAAGACATAAAGACATATACATCTCTACACAACAGATCAATCATAACCCAAACAACAATTCAGCGAAATAATCATTGGTGAATGAGACTTTCCGATTTCAAAGAAAAACGTGCCGATTACATGAAAGAGAGCCGCCGTTGAGCCGTCGGTGGAGATGATGAGTTAACGGTGTTGGACAGCCGGTGGCCACCAAAAATTGAATCATTCTTCTCTGCTTGCAATCGATTTTTGAGAGAAATCTCTTGATTTTGCAGTCTCTCCgtctcgagagagagagaggggaggaAGAGAAAACATAATCAACCAACAATTATCGAACACGTCGTCGCCTCTTATGGTCTCTTAAACCTCTTAATTAAGAGGcaattcttaattatattcataattttgatttatttttaaatagcaaaaacctaaaaacttgGGGATAAGAGGTCCCGATAATGATGctcttagttttttgttttttttgggcaaacatGTCATTTAGTTCAAAttgtgattttatttatttcaaatttgtaaaataGAAACTAGCTaagagttaagaaaaaaaaaaaaaaaaaaaaNNNNNNNNNNNNNNNNNNNNNNNNNNNNNNNNNNNNNNNNNNNNNNNNNNNNNNNNNNNNNNNNNNNNNNNNNNNNNNNNNNNNNNNNNNNNNNNNNNNNNNNNNNNNNNNNNNNNNNNNNNNNNNNNNNNNNNNNNNNNNNNNNNNNNNNNNNNNNNNNNNNNNNNNNNNNNNNNNNNNNNNNNNNNNNNNNNNNNNNNNNNNNNNNNNNNNNNNNNNNNNNNNNNNNNNNNNNNNNNNNNNNNNNNNNNNNNNNNNNNNNNNNNNNNNNNNNNNNNNNNNNNNNNNNNNNNNNNNNNNNTGGCTTAACCCTAAGTCTCTAACTAGGAAAAATTTTACGTATAAAAGAGTCGATCGTGGATTaacaaatcaaagaagagataATGGATGAGGAGAAGCTTCCGTGTGAGTTGATAGAAGAGACGCTCTCTCGTGTCCCTCCTAAATCTCTTGTTCGCTTCAGAACCGTTTCTAAGCAATGGAACTCCCTTTTCGACGATAAGACGTTCATCATCAATCACAAGATGACATTTCGTTTCATCTTAGCAACCAAATCCAAGTTCTACTCGGTAAGCATCACTCCGAAGATACAAGTGCGTGAGCTAACTTTAGATATTCCCGATTTAGAATCACATGCACCTAAAAAATTGGTAGATTGCAACGAGTGCTGTCCTAACCCGTGGTTAGGACAGACTAGATGGATCGAGCGTAACCAACCTAGTTTGTATTTCAATGGAGTAGGTTATGAGTATGGTAACAGGAGACTTTTGGAGAGTGGTTACAAGACCCTTGTGTCTTATCAGAAGGAATCAGACCCTACCAAAACAGTTTGGCAAATCCATGACATTTCCTCCAATGCGTTGAAAGACATAGTGTTGAAATCTGGTggtggtagtagtagtagtactattAAGGAAGAAAATATTGCTAATATACACGGCGAAAGTGTATCACTGAATGGAATGTTGTATTGGGTTGCTTCTTATCAAAAGAACAATTCCACCTTATTCCTAATTTCCTTCAATTTTTCCAAGGAACGTTTTTACAAGTTCTCTGATCTATCATGCGGGGAGAACCATGATTGCGATGTTCTTGTTCTTAAGGTTTTTAAGGGAGATCGGTTTTCGTTGTTAAGCAATACCATCTAACAAAGAAGATTGAGATTTGGGTGACCAAGAACAAGATTATTGAAAACCGTTGCTGTGGAGATGTGGAATGGATGAATTTCATGCAAGTGTCAACTCCTAACTTGCCGGATTTAGTGCAGCCAAGTTACTATATCGACGATAAAAAGCTCGTCGTGTGTTCTTGCGATAAAACTGGTCAAGCTTGGATCTATGTTATGGGGGACAAGAAGTTGATCACTAAAGTTCAAATAGATTCTAAGGTTGATCCTTGGCTTTTGCATTGTACCTATTTCCCCAGTTTGGTCTCAGTTCCTCGAGGTCAAAAAGAGGCAGCATTACAAGTTTGAGTTCCTTAGTTAGTCTTCCTTCTTTTATGCTTCTTGAAGAAGCTTAAATTAATTGATTTGGATTTTGGTGTTTTACTTACAActatcttctctgttttctagtTTTGCTTCTTTGGAAGTTCAAATGTTTAATGACCGGACTCAGTTTATCCCAAATAATATTCTACGGAAGAATTTGTTTAGCTTATGCGATAGTattaaattggttttgtttagaTCTTGCAACAAAAGTATCTTTATGTGTTCTGTTCCACATGTTAGCATGTGTTACCAATTTGAGAAACTGTATGGTTCAATATgaattatgaaagaaaaaaaaagatatatcaaAGAAACATGCACCATGTTCTTgggtgttttaaattttttacaaaagcTTTTGTTCAGAAACGAGTTAACTTTGTAGTATTAAGGGAAAAATCCATGCTATTGATACTCATGTATCCTTGAATGGAACTTTGTATCCGGTTGCTTCAATCTTGTTCTGAATACCTTATAACAAGTTAGTCATTATAGGCAAATATTGTTTGAGCAAGAGAATGGAGCTATTTTGTTGTCTAACATGTAACGTGAACTCTCTTCCTGGCCCTGTTCTTGCGGTTTTTAGGGAAGATTGGTTTTTCGTTGTTAGAGAGATGTAAGATCGGTTAAGGAAACAAAGAAGATTGAGATTAATATAGTTTGCATTCTTGTTTAGTTGTTGGGGAAAGCTAAGCTATGGATAAGAATTTTGGTCCCAaccattgtttttttcctttagtATTTTGGCTTCTTGTTTAGTTCTTCTTATCTGCTTCCTTTACATATGCatgttgcattttttttttcttttattcagaATCTCTTTATAGCAAATTTGATCCACTATTCCACTTGCCGTCTTGACTCTGAGCCGGACCGGACGTAACATTACAATAACTATGAGTGTATAACAAAGTTTATCAACACACGCATCTTCCCAATGAACTCAAGTGAGAAAGATGGGAGGTTCTGGTACAAAAGTTGATTTATGGGCAAACCAAAAGCTGTGTAGAGATACGGGGACTAAGATGATTGATCTAATCATGAATATGATTGATCCTCTATAAAAGATAGTAACAATTTCCCCAAGTTTTAATTAGAAGTGACCGATATGTTGCCTCTAGAATCTTACATTAAAGCTccaaaactttgttttctttttgttttgtgcttGGGGAATATTAGTGAAAAAAGCTAAATGCTTTACATGTGTTactagaaaataatataaatggaCCGATGAGTTGCATTAACGTCTGATGTGTCATGAGAAAATCCTACGTGTGAggaaaaaatgtcataaatATTGTGCCAAGCACACAATAACATCAGCATTTCGCAAACTCCACAAAGGCAGCCCTGACCACAGAGTGCGTTCGCCACTTGCTAAAGCTAAACTCTTTAACTTCCACCTATAAAAGCCTCATTAGTCTCtcataatatattcaaaaaactCACATCAACATTAAAAACTCATCACACTTCTTTTAGCTCCATCGATCTCTCTATAGGCTtcttcattataaaaaaaaaacactaaagatGTCTTTCGTTGCAAACTTGGTCATCAAGAGCTTTGACCGTGCTTCCACGGTATGTGTTGAAGATGTGGTGGATAGTTTTCGAGTAGCATATGTTGAGAATGGTGGTGATGACGATGACAGTGGCTACGATTATGCTCCTGCTGCGTGATTGCCCGCTACTCCGCTGTTACTATATAAATGTAATTTAGGAGGggaaaggagagagaaagagattataAGGTGTTTTAGATATCTAGCTAGGCCATGTATGTTATGTACTAGATAGTGTGGTGAGTTTTCTTGTAGATGTAACATACCCATGACGGTAGTAGCAAAATCATCTCTTCCTTAACCATATtcactttcttttctcttaagTTTGGAAATTAGTTTAACGTTTCATTATACTAAACGATATTTTTAGTTCCCTGAATTTTACTTGTGTTGGTGTTTTCTCATAGATTTTGTGTGGTGGTTTAGTATTCACTTTATTCATTTATGCTACATTCAATTTTTTAACCGAAGAAAGCCGAATCTAAAGTGTAATCGAACAGgttatttttcaagatttgaaCTTgtgaagtaatttttttttgtatgaatgtaaaattgtattcataaaaaaaaaacgtttgtaCAATGAATGCGTCTTAAGAGTTGAAAAAGAGctgaaaaaaaactcataacaTTTTAAAGAATCTAAGGGCTACGGGTAGAGAACCAATAACAGAGACCCTCCGCGCATAAGCCGAATTTTCCGAGAGTTGAAGAGAGCTGAACCGGTTTATAACGTTTTTATCAATGATGCGCACAAGTTGGGTTGGTGAAGTAGGTAATTCTCCGTGACGCCTACCATTGCGTTCTCGCCACAAACAATATATTGAGGTTTGGAACACATACCGAAGAGTGAAAGTATTTTACATTTGGAAATTAGATGGAAATCAAGCTTGCTACACATGTATTTACTTAACCAATTTTCTAATTATCTGTTAGATAATAATCTTCTTTGGTTCACCAAGTTCTCTAATCTTAAGCTTagtttaaatttgtttcatGAATATATTAACTTTAGGCATAACTCATACCAAAAGCTAGTTCTAAGGAAAAAAAGTTGCCACAACATACGTATATATTGCccaagaaatattttgttttttcccatgTAGGACTCTAGTAGAATACATCATAATAAACTATGTTACTCCAGAGAGACTTAACAGTtgtagataatatatataggcTTTTTCATTATGGTTAAGAAACATTTCCTTATCAAGCGTATTATGGGggtcaaattatatatatataggcgtGATGATCCGTCGCCTTGAGCTTGCTTCGGTCAGGTTGaacatggccggtcagtaggtggtgCTTGCCACTAGACATAGTGTGTAGATAATCTAtggaccttcttcttccttctcttttttttttttgggcttttctattttctattttttttgtatttttttttataaatctgaaattaaaatgcaaaaatattaaaagtaaaagaaaataaatcttaaaaataaatatttactagacatgggttgcctcTCAAAAAGCGTGtttgtttaacgtcgttggctcgacgTTAGCTTGCTTTCTCAAGTAGGGTGAGGAGAGTGAGTTGTCCTTAGACaagctctcttggatctttCTCCAATGTAGGCATCAGGTGGCTCCTTAAGTTCatatttttctcttgtttcgGCAATACAGTTTGCGGTTGGCAGATCCACTTCTTCCTTTGCTAGAACTTCTAGGTTTCGTGGTGGTGGAGCATAGAGTGTGGATATAGCATAGCAATTCTTGATAAggcttgcttcttcttctcctcgagAGTGCTTGAGTGAGTTGTGGTtgagaatttttattttcatggaACCTTGTAACTTATCTCCCACGTCTTTTACTTCAAGTTCTTCTATGGCTTATAGGGCCTCTCCCAAATCGTGATCTTGTAAAGGAGGAATAGGGTTACCTTGCAtctttgtaaaagaaaattttcctttttctaaaaggAAACTagattgttttcctttttcgtcaaaggtttccttttcttctcctaCTTTCTCGTCAGATcgaacttcttcttccttgtgtcCAACAACACATGAGGTAAGATCCTCAATCTTAGCAGCAAGATCTTGGTTCTTCTCCTTTTGTTCAGCTTCAATCTCCTTAAGTAGCTTGTGACTCTCCTCTGTGAATGTAGACTTTTCGGACATAGCTTCTGATGAGGACATCAATAGTCAACTTCCAGAAGAACGCGTTCTGCCATTTCCTGAAGAACCCATTCTACCAtttcctgaagaacccgttcttccATTTCTGAAGAACTCGTTCTGCCAACAATGATACACAAACCTATGACAAGGTTGGGAGCAAGAACCTTAAGGAAACAATTCAACAAGTCCATTGAAAGTCTTATTTCTCTCATTGACCTAGAAGACTCCAAAGAGAAGACTCAAGACGCATCATTTTTTCCGGTTTTACAAGGAATTAAAGAACCCGTTCTTTTCATAATTTCCGAAGCAATCAATGAAGGGCTGGAGCGTGCATGAGAGCTATTACCAAGGTAagtgtttgaattcaaataataaatgatggttcttttcttgttttgcaggaatCGACCGTTGggtcttttgag
Coding sequences within:
- the LOC104742252 gene encoding uncharacterized protein LOC104742252, coding for MSFVANLVIKSFDRASTVCVEDVVDSFRVAYVENGGDDDDSGYDYAPAA